TTGCTGATGTTAGTGAGATTATTATAGTACATAACTGCCGAATCCATTGCGGCTTTTATTTTCGCATAGGCATCTGATTGGTCGGCTGTTGGGTTTTGTTCACGAATCAATGTGTATGTAATGTTACCAGTTGTTTGAGCAACAAGGTACCACTGCTGATTACTACCTCCATTGTCAGTCCATTGGGCAACATCACCGCCGTTGGCAGTGGATGTGTTCAATACTTCCAAAAGCTTTCCGCTTCCCATGTTAACTATTTTATAATATCCTCCTCCAATATCAATAAACCCCCATTTTTGAGAGTTATCTCCATCATCTATTCCCTGGACTGCACCACCACCATTGTCAACGGAAGAGTTCATTATCTCCAGAAGCTTTCCACTATTACGGTTAACTATTTTATAATAACCGCCACCTGCATCTATAAAACTCCATTGTTGATTTGCCCCGCCTGTAAGCCCCCACTGAATGACATTACCGCCCTCTGAAACGGATGAGCCGGATACATCCAGAAGCTTGCCGCTGTTACGGTTAATAATCTTGTAATTAACACCTGTTTTAATATTTGTTGTCGGAGCATTTATAGGCAGTGTAGTTACTATGCCCAGCAAATACTGTTTCAAAATAGCGTAATCCACTGAATCAGCGGTATTATCAAGATTGAGATCCATACCACTATTGTATGTTCGTTCTGAATCCATCAAATACTGTTTAAACCCCGCCAGGTCCAATGCATTAATACTACCGTCACTGTTGCAGTCACCATATATAATCGAAGTACCCGGCACCGTACCATCAGCCGAAGAAATACCCGAATTGAATATCACTGTCAAAAGCAGTGTAAAAGCAACAATAAAGCCTTTAATTTTCATTATCATACCATCTCCTTTTTTATTTTTACATTTAATGGTATAATATCAATCTTTTATAAGTTAATCAATAATCCCATAGGAGAATTATAAATTGTCTATGTCCGTACTTTCGCTATGTGCCGTGGAGTGGTTTATTTCCCCGTCATCCAGTGAATCCTTTATAAGCTCATACCATTGCTGCAATTTTTTCTCAAGAAGGTTTTTAGGAATAAAAATCCTCAACCAAAGGGGAATAACATTATACAGCTGGGTAAGTACGGCGTTGAACCTTTCTTGCCCCTTCTTTGTCCCCGTAATAACCTGTTCAGCCTGTACAATCATTTTGTATGCTATTTCTCTTAGTTTTGTCCATCTGTGTTTTGTTATCAGGTAAATGACGTATCCTGCAAACCCTATAACCATTAATCCAACAAACCAGTAATTAGTCAAAAACTCTATCATTAAGACTTCCCTCCCATTTAAACAATGTCCTTATTTGCTTTCTAAAAAATAAGGCAAATTGGCGACACTATTTACAACCGGTTGCTTTCTGGACAAGCACGGGACAAAAAAATGGCAGATACAAGCTTACACAAATGGGTGTACTGTATCTACCATTTAATTAGTTAAATTATTCTTCATCTCCAGAATCAGTGTTTTCTTCTTCTGATTCTCCGCGGGTTGTTTTCATTGCCTCCAGTTTGGGACCAAGCTTTTGTTTATAGCCCTTTGGAGCTTTTTCATAAAACATTTTCAAAAGTAACGCTTCAGTAACAACTTTTACACTGTTTTCTACAAGCCAACTTTCGATTTCACGTTTTATTATGGATCTGAAAATTGAAGGAACGGCAGACATAACTGCTTTGTACATCATTTTACTGTTGCCCTTCCAAGTAACATTGTCTAATACTGAACCCCTCATTATTACCTCCTACCCGCATAGCTACAGCATAAAAATAATACTACATACTATGGCAGATAATGAGTTTTGGTTCAAAATCCGATTATAAAAATCCCTTTATAAGATCAGCATGGCTCTTTGTAGACAAATATGACAATGGTACATCTAAAACTGTCTTTGCTCCATAGCTACCTTCGCTGTTCAAACGTGCAGCGGCTCTTGCATATGCAACCAGAACGTTTGCAGTAAATTCAGGATTACTGTCCAGCTTGATTGAAAATTCTATAATGTGGTTGTTAACAGTATCAATTCCTGTCTTACCGCTCCTGAAAACAAATCCGCCGTGAGGCATTTTTGAATGGTTGCTTTTCAGCTCCTCTTCACTAACAAAATGCACTACTGTTTCATAGTCGGCAAAATAATTTGGCATACTCTTTATATCAGCTTCAATTTTCGCCCTATCCGCACCTTCCTCGGCTACAACAAAACATTCTCTCAAATGCTTCTGTCTTATTGACAATTCAGGATTTTTTCCGTTTCTTACACTTTCAACCGCACCATCTATCGGAACAGTATACTGGATAGCGTTCTTTACTCCGCTTACCCTTCTGACAGCATCAGAATGGCCCTGGCTTACACCCTTTCCCCAAAAAGTATAATCATTGCCTTCAGGGAGTATAGCACTTGAAAGCATTCTCATCATCGAGAACAGCCCCGGGTCCCATCCGACCGAGATTACAGCGGTTTTATTTGAAGCTGCAGCAGCATTATTTACATTTTCAAAATACTCGGGTATTTTAGCATGTGTATCAAAGCTGTCTATAATATTGAACATAGCCGCAAACTCAGACCCTTGTTTAGGAAGATCTGTTGCGGAGCCTCCACACAGAATCATTACATCAATATCATTTTTAAATTTAGCAGCGTCCTTTATATCAACTACCTTTACACCGGGAGTCTTTGTAACTATACTTTCAGGGTTTCTTCTGGTAAACACAGCAATCAGTTCAGTATCTGCATTCTGTCTTATGGCAGTTTCTACACCCTTCCCAACGTTTCCATATCCGACAATACCTATTCTTATCTTATTCATTATTATCCTCCTTTTCTTTTATAGTTATTTTTTTATATATTGAAGTTTGCTATCAAGTCCTCAAAAGTATCCCTGCGTCTTATCAACGTAGGCTCTCCATCTTCCTTAATTAGCACTTCTGCAGGTCTAAGCCTCATGTTGTAGTTTGAACTCATTGCAAAGCCGTAGGCACCTGCATCCATTATTCCAAGGATATCTCCTTCCTTTATAACAGGAAGTTTCCTGTTTTTTGCAATAATATCACCACTCTCACAGATATTACCAACGACTGTTACCTCTTCAGTTTCAGCCTCATTTAAGGGCTTTCCGTTTCTATATACTTCTATGTCATGGTGTGAATCGTACATAACAGGTCTTGCCAGTACATTGAATCCAATGTCAGTACCTACATACTTATTTCCATAATTAGCCTTTGTCGTGTATACATTTCCCAGAATTACTCCACTTTCCGCAACTATATAACGGCCCGGCTCGGTCTTAAACAGTATCTTCTTTCCATATTTGTCAGTCCATTGCTCAAGGACCTGTGTCAGCTTTTCCTTAAAGCTAGCAAGATCAAGCGGTTTCTGACCTTCCTGCTTGTTATATGGAATTCCGAAGCCTCCGCCCATATCAACAAAATCTATGTCCTCAAACTGTTCTGCCACAGACAGTAATGATTTTACCCCTTCAATATACGAATCACCTTCCATAAACAATGAACCTATGTGCTGGTTTACACCGCATATTTTCATATTATATTTTCCGGCAATTTCCTTTACCTGATCTACACAGTCAATGTTTACTCCAAACTTTGTTTTCTTTCCGGCTGTTACAACCTTTTCGTGGTGTCCTGCTCCGACTCCCGGATTAAACCTTACAGCGGCTTTTCCTCCCGTATTGATCTTCCCAAGCAGTTCAAGCTGTGACAGTGAATCCACACTTACCAGAACACCGTTGTCAACTGCATACTTTAGCTCTGATTCTGATACGTTGTTTGGAACAAAAAACAGCTCCTCAGGCTCAAAACCTGCGTGAAGCAAAAGCTGTATTTCCCCTGCGGACATAGCATCAGCCCTGAGTCCTTCTTCCTTTACAATTTTTATTAAGCTAAGGTTTGAGTTTGCCTTTATGGAATAATTTGGAACAAAGTTTTTGTATTCTACAAGATTCTTCATATCCCTGCATTTCTGTCTTAATATCTTTTCGTTGTAAACGTATAAGGGACTTCCGAATTCCTTTAGTAGCTTCTCCGGATTTGAATTACCAAAAAAACCGGTTATTGTTGAATAATATTCTGTCATGATGTACACCTCTTTAATTTAATTTGTATTATTAATCCTGATTATTTTCAATACTAATTAGCTTGATTTCATTGGTTAAAGAATCTTTTATAACATCAACCATATTCTTATTCATTGAAAATAGTCCTGTAGCATTAATCTCACTTAAATGTCCTGTCAGAACATTTGAGGAATCTGTAATAAGTCTGAAGCTTCCGGGTTTTTTGGGCGACATATAGCATATGAAGCCTTCCATATCGGTACAATCAGAAGTTATCATAACTACTTTAAGTCCTCTTTCCTTTGCTCTGATAAGTTCCTTAAGAACAAGTTCCAGCTGGTTTCTGGCCATTGATATATATATCCTGTATTGGGCCTCATTTATCAGATTTTTCATTTTATTAAGTATATGTTCGTTTCCGTTAATGGTTACAAAGGTATCCTTGGGTATATTGACCTTGGGAATCTCATCAATTACCTTTATAATCTGTGAAAACTTTCTTTTTAGGTTGTCTACAAGCTCATTTACAGGTACGGGACCGTATTGGGCCGTTTCCCCGCTTATTTTATAAGCACCGCCCTTGTCACACAAGCCAGCCAGGCCAAGATAAGCATTTGACCGGGGAATTCCCGTTAGCTTGGAAGCTTCATATCCTGTCAGTTCACCTTCCCTGCAGAGGGTAACATACAAAACAGACTCATGTCTGGTAAAACCCGCTTGCATTAAAGCATCTATAACATCCACCTGCAACATCCCTCTTTATAAATTATAGTGGTTCTATATAAAACCACTATATATTATTAGTATTTTTTTGTCAATAGATTAATTATTAAGCTTTTCTTCAAGAATTTTTAACTCCCCGGGAAGCGGTTCCATATCTCCATAACGGGCTGCATTATAGCTTTTTGC
This genomic stretch from Ruminiclostridium cellulolyticum H10 harbors:
- a CDS encoding TrmB family transcriptional regulator, with protein sequence MLQVDVIDALMQAGFTRHESVLYVTLCREGELTGYEASKLTGIPRSNAYLGLAGLCDKGGAYKISGETAQYGPVPVNELVDNLKRKFSQIIKVIDEIPKVNIPKDTFVTINGNEHILNKMKNLINEAQYRIYISMARNQLELVLKELIRAKERGLKVVMITSDCTDMEGFICYMSPKKPGSFRLITDSSNVLTGHLSEINATGLFSMNKNMVDVIKDSLTNEIKLISIENNQD
- a CDS encoding diaminopimelate dehydrogenase, producing the protein MNKIRIGIVGYGNVGKGVETAIRQNADTELIAVFTRRNPESIVTKTPGVKVVDIKDAAKFKNDIDVMILCGGSATDLPKQGSEFAAMFNIIDSFDTHAKIPEYFENVNNAAAASNKTAVISVGWDPGLFSMMRMLSSAILPEGNDYTFWGKGVSQGHSDAVRRVSGVKNAIQYTVPIDGAVESVRNGKNPELSIRQKHLRECFVVAEEGADRAKIEADIKSMPNYFADYETVVHFVSEEELKSNHSKMPHGGFVFRSGKTGIDTVNNHIIEFSIKLDSNPEFTANVLVAYARAAARLNSEGSYGAKTVLDVPLSYLSTKSHADLIKGFL
- the lysA gene encoding diaminopimelate decarboxylase, yielding MTEYYSTITGFFGNSNPEKLLKEFGSPLYVYNEKILRQKCRDMKNLVEYKNFVPNYSIKANSNLSLIKIVKEEGLRADAMSAGEIQLLLHAGFEPEELFFVPNNVSESELKYAVDNGVLVSVDSLSQLELLGKINTGGKAAVRFNPGVGAGHHEKVVTAGKKTKFGVNIDCVDQVKEIAGKYNMKICGVNQHIGSLFMEGDSYIEGVKSLLSVAEQFEDIDFVDMGGGFGIPYNKQEGQKPLDLASFKEKLTQVLEQWTDKYGKKILFKTEPGRYIVAESGVILGNVYTTKANYGNKYVGTDIGFNVLARPVMYDSHHDIEVYRNGKPLNEAETEEVTVVGNICESGDIIAKNRKLPVIKEGDILGIMDAGAYGFAMSSNYNMRLRPAEVLIKEDGEPTLIRRRDTFEDLIANFNI
- a CDS encoding RICIN domain-containing protein, whose protein sequence is MKIKGFIVAFTLLLTVIFNSGISSADGTVPGTSIIYGDCNSDGSINALDLAGFKQYLMDSERTYNSGMDLNLDNTADSVDYAILKQYLLGIVTTLPINAPTTNIKTGVNYKIINRNSGKLLDVSGSSVSEGGNVIQWGLTGGANQQWSFIDAGGGYYKIVNRNSGKLLEIMNSSVDNGGGAVQGIDDGDNSQKWGFIDIGGGYYKIVNMGSGKLLEVLNTSTANGGDVAQWTDNGGSNQQWYLVAQTTGNITYTLIREQNPTADQSDAYAKIKAAMDSAVMYYNNLTNISKQLTVYYNTSVSTADGNINGTIRFGPSRSYMDTRTAIHEIAHTVGVGQSSGWFSLVKNGIFTGKSATEELRNITGVSTDVLHGDSQHFWPYGLNYSSEVRTDADYINHCRIVNQFKKDGV